One stretch of Coregonus clupeaformis isolate EN_2021a unplaced genomic scaffold, ASM2061545v1 scaf0506, whole genome shotgun sequence DNA includes these proteins:
- the LOC121582214 gene encoding dual specificity protein phosphatase 4-like, with product MFQAGPVEILPFLYLGSAFHASKKDMLDGMGISALLNVSSNCPNHFEGVYQYKCIPVEDNHKEDISSWFIEAIEFIDSVKDSNGRVLVHCQAGISRSATICLAYLMKKKRVRLDEAFEFVKQRRSIISPNFSFMGQLLQFESQVLATSCAVEAASPSAASLGPKSSSTPTSPFIFSFPVSVVAHGQPSSLAYLHSPITTSPSC from the exons TCCAAAAAGGACATGCTGGACGGCATGGGCATCTCGGCCTTGCTCAATGTGTCCTCTAACTGTCCCAACCACTTCGAGGGGGTCTACCAGTACAAGTGCATTCCTGTGGAGGACAACCACAAAGAGGACATCAGCTCCTGGTTCATAGAAGCCATTGAGTTTATCG aCTCGGTAAAAGACTCTAACGGGCGTGTGCTGGTACACTGCCAGGCGGGCATCTCTCGCTCTGCCACCATCTGCCTAGCGTACCTGATGAAGAAGAAGCGTGTTCGCCTGGACGAAGCCTTTGAGTTCGTCAAGCAACGCCGCAGTATCATCTCCCCTAATTTCAGCTTCATGGGTCAGCTGCTGCAGTTTGAGTCCCAGGTGCTGGCCACGTCATGTGCGGTGGAGGCCGCCAGCCCCTCGGCAGCCAGCCTGGGCCCCAAGTCTTCCTCCACTCCCACCTCGCCCTTCATATTCAGCTTCCCCGTCTCCGTGGTAGCACATGGCCAGCCCAGCAGCCTGGCCTACCTGCACAGTCCAATCACAACCTCGCCCAGCTGCTGA